The sequence GGGGGGGTTTATGATGTTTTGTTTTCGGCCTATATAAAAAACGGATATATGTCCTTCAGCCTAAAGGACGCCTTTTATGTAATTTAAGGAGGGAAATGTGAGACTATCGGAAAATGCTCTTATTGTTTTAAAGAGTAGATACTTACAAAAAGATTCTGATGGCAACATAATAGAAACACCGGAGCAGCTTATAGAAAGAGTAGCAAAAGCTATAGCTAAAGCCGACGAAAATTACTCAGCAACCAAGGAAGAAATAGAAAAAACAACGAATGAGTTTATGGATGTAATGTCTGAACTTAAGTTTTTACCCAATACACCTACTTTAGTTAACGCAGGACGCCCTTTAGGTCAATTATCCGCATGCTTTGTGCTTCCAATAAATGATAGCATGGATAGCATTTTCGACGCCGTAAAAGCAACGGCATTGATACATAAATCTGGTGGTGGAACAGGCTTTTCTTTTTCCAGACTTAGACCTAAAAACGACATAGTAAGTTCTACGATGGGTGTTTCCAGTGGGCCTGTCTCCTTTATGAAGGTTTTTGACTGTGCAACCGAAGCAATTAAACAAGGCGGCGTAAGACGTGGAGCAAACATGGGCATCCTGAGAGTTGACCATCCAGATATACTCGATTTTATACATTGCAAGGATAAAGAAGGGGAGTTTTCAAATTTTAATATATCTGTAGCTATAACAAATAAGTTTTTAGATGCCTTAAAGAACGATGAAGAGTATGAACTAATAAACCCCAGAAACAAAGAAGTAGTTGGTAAACTAAAAGCTTCGTTTGTTTGGGATGAAATAGCCAAAAGCGCCCATAAGAGTGGAGAACCTGGCATAATTTTCATAGACAGAATAAATGAAAAGCACCCGCTATCAAAAGAAGTAGGGGAAATAGAAAGCACGAATCCATGCGGTGAACAACCACTTCTACCCTTTGAAAGTTGTAATCTTGGTTCAATAAACCTTGGTAAGTTTGTAAAAGGCAAATCTATCGACTGGGATAACCTAAAAAAGACTGTATTTACGGCTGTCCATTTTCTTGATAACGTTATAGACGTAAACATATACCCATTAAAAAAGATAGAAGAAAATACCAAAAAGAATAGAAAAGTAGGCCTGGGTGTCATGGGTTTTGCCGACATGCTTATAGATCTCGGCATCCCTTATGATAGCAAAGAAGCCATAAAATTAGCAGAAGATGTAATGTGTTTTATACAAAAAATATCCAAAGAGGCATCGAGTGAACTCGCAAAAAAGAGAGGAAACTTCCCTAATTATAAATACAGCATCTATTCAAAAGAAAACATACCTATGAGGAATGCTACAACAACAACCATTGCACCTACCGGATCAATCTCTATGATAGCAGATGCATCGAGTGGAATAGAGCCTATTTTCGCCCTTGCTTATTATAAACAGGTTTTAGACGGAAAAAGGCTGCCTTATGTATACGAAAGATTGTTCAATGTATTGAAGGATAGAGGCATATACACAGAGAAACTTGCAGAAAGAATAATTGATAACAGGGGCAGCCTAAAGGGTATAGAGGAAATACCGGAAGACATAAGAAAACTCTTTGTTACAGCCATGGATATAACCTATAAGGCCCATATAGATATTCAGGCAGCATTTCAAAAATACACAGACAATGCTGTATCAAAAACCATTAACATGCCAAATTCAGCTACAGTTGTAGATGTAAAAGAAGCCTACAACTATGCATACAAAAATGGACTGAAAGGAATAACGGTTTACAGGGATGGCTCAAGACAAGAGCAGGTATTGGTTGTAGCTAAAAAAGAGGAGAAAAAATTACCAGAAAACTTCACAAGACCCGTTGTGCTCAATGGATTTACAGAAAAGGTGAAGACTTCAAGGGGAACCCTATATGTTACCATAAACACAGTAAACGATGACCCTATAGAGGTATTTGCCAACATAGGAAAATCAGGCGGAGACATATCTGCATTAAGCGAAGCCATAGGAAGACTAATCTCAATAGCACTTCAAAACGGTGTCCACGTTAAAAACATAGTAAACACATTGATAAGCATAACTGGGGCTCAGCCTATTTGGAGTAACGGTAGGCTAATTAAATCGGTTCCTGATGCAATAGCTCAAGTCTTAAGAGACCATTTTTTAAGAAACGGAAACGAAAAAGAACCACCTAAAGTAATAGCGGGAGAGGAGTGTCCGGAATGCGGCTCTCCTCTTGAGATAGTAGAAGGATGCGCCGTTTGCAGAAATTGCGGATATTCAAGATGCGGTTAAGGAGGAATGATGGACTTAGAAAAAGAAGTTCAAAAACAGTTTGATACAATAAAAAGAGGAACAGCTGAAATTATAGATAAAGAAGAATTAAAAGATAAATTAAGGGATAGTATAAAAATGGGCAAACCTTTAAAAATAAAGGCCGGATTTGACCCAACAGCCCCGGATTTACATTTAGGACATACCGTACTGATACAAAAACTCAAACAGTTTCAAGATTTAGGGCATGAAGTATATTTTTTAATTGGTGATTTTACTGGAATGATAGGAGACCCAACAGGAAAAAGCGAGACAAGGAAAGCCTTAAGCAAAGAAGAGGTTGAAAAAAATGCACAAACATACAAAGATCAGATATTCAAAATCCTCGATAAGGACAAAACAAAAGTAGTGTATAACTCCCAGTGGTGCTCAAAACTCAATGCAGTCGACATGATAAAATTGGCATCCACTATGACCGTGGCAAGAATGCTCGAGAGGGATGATTTCTCAAAAAGATTTAGCTCAAACAAGCCAATATCTATACATGAATTTTTATATCCCCTTCTTCAGGGGTATGACTCTGTGGCTTTAGAGGCTGATGTTGAGCTCGGCGGAACAGATCAAAAGTTTAATTTGCTCGTTGGAAGACACCTACAAAAACTCCAAGGCCAAAGGCCACAGACAGTTATTATGATGCCTATATTGGAAGGGCTTGACGGCGTTCAAAAAATGAGTAAGTCATTGGGAAATTATGTAGGCATAACCGATGAGCCTAACGATATGTATGGAAAAATTATGTCCATATCCGATGAGTTGATGTGGCGCTATTATGAACTTTTAAGCGATAGAGATTTGTCCGAAATTAACCAAATGAAAGAGAATGTAGAAACAGGTAAACTACACCCCAAAAAAGCCAAAGAGATGCTTGCCTTTGAGATAACTAAACGCTTCCACGGAGAAGAGAAAGCAAAAGAGGCAGCTAAGTTTTTTGAAGAAATGTTTAAAAAGAAAGAAATCCCTGACGAAATTGAAGAGATAGCCCTACAGCTTGAAGATGATGAAGTTTGGATATGTCATCTACTAAAGAATATAGGCTTTGTTAAAAGCTCATCTGAGGCAAGAAGGATGATAAAGTCA comes from Hippea maritima DSM 10411 and encodes:
- a CDS encoding vitamin B12-dependent ribonucleotide reductase, coding for MRLSENALIVLKSRYLQKDSDGNIIETPEQLIERVAKAIAKADENYSATKEEIEKTTNEFMDVMSELKFLPNTPTLVNAGRPLGQLSACFVLPINDSMDSIFDAVKATALIHKSGGGTGFSFSRLRPKNDIVSSTMGVSSGPVSFMKVFDCATEAIKQGGVRRGANMGILRVDHPDILDFIHCKDKEGEFSNFNISVAITNKFLDALKNDEEYELINPRNKEVVGKLKASFVWDEIAKSAHKSGEPGIIFIDRINEKHPLSKEVGEIESTNPCGEQPLLPFESCNLGSINLGKFVKGKSIDWDNLKKTVFTAVHFLDNVIDVNIYPLKKIEENTKKNRKVGLGVMGFADMLIDLGIPYDSKEAIKLAEDVMCFIQKISKEASSELAKKRGNFPNYKYSIYSKENIPMRNATTTTIAPTGSISMIADASSGIEPIFALAYYKQVLDGKRLPYVYERLFNVLKDRGIYTEKLAERIIDNRGSLKGIEEIPEDIRKLFVTAMDITYKAHIDIQAAFQKYTDNAVSKTINMPNSATVVDVKEAYNYAYKNGLKGITVYRDGSRQEQVLVVAKKEEKKLPENFTRPVVLNGFTEKVKTSRGTLYVTINTVNDDPIEVFANIGKSGGDISALSEAIGRLISIALQNGVHVKNIVNTLISITGAQPIWSNGRLIKSVPDAIAQVLRDHFLRNGNEKEPPKVIAGEECPECGSPLEIVEGCAVCRNCGYSRCG
- the tyrS gene encoding tyrosine--tRNA ligase: MDLEKEVQKQFDTIKRGTAEIIDKEELKDKLRDSIKMGKPLKIKAGFDPTAPDLHLGHTVLIQKLKQFQDLGHEVYFLIGDFTGMIGDPTGKSETRKALSKEEVEKNAQTYKDQIFKILDKDKTKVVYNSQWCSKLNAVDMIKLASTMTVARMLERDDFSKRFSSNKPISIHEFLYPLLQGYDSVALEADVELGGTDQKFNLLVGRHLQKLQGQRPQTVIMMPILEGLDGVQKMSKSLGNYVGITDEPNDMYGKIMSISDELMWRYYELLSDRDLSEINQMKENVETGKLHPKKAKEMLAFEITKRFHGEEKAKEAAKFFEEMFKKKEIPDEIEEIALQLEDDEVWICHLLKNIGFVKSSSEARRMIKSNAVSIDSNKVTDDSLKLKKGSYIVKVGKRKIAKVSLK